From one Dermacentor variabilis isolate Ectoservices chromosome 3, ASM5094787v1, whole genome shotgun sequence genomic stretch:
- the LOC142573977 gene encoding high-affinity choline transporter 1-like produces MATVNIVALLFIIVYYFAVMIVGVWGGRKVLPTQSHTIGPHGSRISRRKNEDDDDFLVRLFVANRDLPLLLGVASMTATWVGGGYLNGTAEAVYSYGIVNCHAPIGYAMSLFLGGTFFASKMRLTDSLTMLDPFQKHYGRWTGLMFCVPAVLGEIFWTAAILAALGKCCAQPSW; encoded by the exons ATGGCTACGGTGAACATAGTGGCTCTGCTGTTCATAATCGTGTACTACTTCGCAGTCATGATCGTCGGCGTCTGGGGAGGCCGCAAGGTGCTCCCGACGCAGAGCCACACGATCGGCCCGCATGGGTCCCGCATATCCAGGCGGAagaatgaagacgacgacgacttcCTGGTCAGGCTGTTCGTCGCCAACCGGGATTTGCCGCTGCTGCTCGGCGTCGCATCCATGACCG CAACCTGGGTTGGAGGCGGCTATCTAAATGGCACTGCCGAGGCAGTCTACAGCTACGGCATCGTAAACTGCCATGCTCCGATTGGATACGCTATGAGCCTGTTTCTTG GCGGCACTTTCTTCGCGAGCAAGATGCGGCTGACAGATTCGCTGACGATGCTGGACCCGTTCCAGAAGCACTACGGCCGCTGGACGGGACTGATGTTCTGCGTGCCGGCCGTGCTGGGCGAGATATTCTGGACGGCTGCCATACTAGCGGCTCTGGGCAAGTGCTGTGCGCAGCCGTCGTGGTGA